From one Simplicispira suum genomic stretch:
- a CDS encoding tripartite tricarboxylate transporter TctB family protein yields MTHYSQRKDRSFAVIMVLLSAAFLAQSFRYPADSSQFPRFLMGVQLLFSLIFLFQQFRLPLEAKTVPGRDVLASLWPAFKVFLITSLYVLAIDYVGYFSATAVFLLGAMSWFGNRRTVVMASITGCFLAVIYALFVLFMGVRLPQGLLF; encoded by the coding sequence ATGACTCACTATTCCCAAAGAAAAGATCGCTCCTTTGCAGTGATCATGGTTTTGCTTTCTGCGGCATTCCTGGCGCAGTCTTTCCGCTATCCGGCGGACTCGTCGCAGTTTCCACGTTTCCTGATGGGCGTGCAGCTGTTGTTTTCGCTGATTTTCCTGTTTCAGCAGTTCAGGTTGCCGCTGGAGGCAAAAACAGTTCCTGGCAGGGACGTTCTCGCATCCCTGTGGCCTGCTTTCAAGGTGTTTCTGATCACCTCGCTGTACGTGCTCGCCATCGACTACGTCGGTTACTTTTCAGCGACAGCCGTCTTTCTGCTTGGCGCAATGTCCTGGTTTGGCAACCGGCGTACGGTTGTCATGGCTTCGATCACGGGTTGCTTTTTGGCAGTGATTTATGCGCTGTTCGTGTTATTCATGGGTGTCCGCCTACCCCAGGGCCTTCTCTTCTGA
- a CDS encoding carboxymuconolactone decarboxylase family protein, with amino-acid sequence MTRVQLVNPAETTPNRQAVLEQINNAFGATPNMFKAVANSPAALKSMWGSFGALGTGVLGAKLSEQIAVAIADRNRCEYCLAAHTVLGKGAGASAEEMAAAQCGTSSDARTGAALKFALQVVSARGRLSSNDVANLRAAGFDDEQIVEILAHVALNLFTNYVNIALDVPVDFPRIALNPVA; translated from the coding sequence ATGACCCGCGTTCAACTCGTCAACCCAGCCGAAACCACTCCCAACCGCCAGGCAGTGCTGGAACAGATCAACAACGCATTCGGCGCCACGCCCAACATGTTCAAGGCCGTAGCCAACTCGCCCGCAGCGCTGAAAAGCATGTGGGGTTCATTCGGTGCCCTGGGCACTGGCGTTCTCGGTGCCAAGCTGAGTGAGCAGATTGCCGTGGCGATTGCAGATCGCAACCGGTGCGAATACTGCCTCGCTGCCCACACGGTGCTGGGCAAGGGCGCGGGCGCAAGCGCCGAAGAAATGGCGGCCGCGCAATGCGGCACATCGTCCGACGCCCGCACGGGTGCCGCATTGAAATTTGCATTGCAAGTGGTGAGCGCACGTGGGCGACTCTCGAGCAACGATGTCGCCAACTTGCGAGCTGCAGGCTTTGACGACGAGCAAATCGTTGAGATCCTTGCCCATGTGGCACTGAACCTGTTCACCAACTACGTGAACATCGCCCTGGACGTCCCCGTGGATTTTCCGAGAATCGCGCTAAATCCCGTCGCTTGA
- a CDS encoding tripartite tricarboxylate transporter permease yields the protein MDAIFNGISLGAAQVLDPVALMLIVFGTVFGIVIGSLPGLTSTMGVALLVPVTFTMSPVQGLSLLGAVYCSSTYAGAISAILLNIPGTPSNCSTVLDGYPMTRKGQGSKAIALATAGSAIGGFVSNGALLFLAPPLAALALRFGSQEYFLLALFGVSVIASLSERNIMKGFISGTLGLFLAIIGMHPLTGDIRFAMGIPELFNGLPMVVALIGLYSLPEIIENLANPANTAQASVAEVRGGFRQILDIFKYKMLLVRSTIIGIIVGIVPGAGSSIAGFLAYDDAKRVSKSPETFGTGNPEGVVSSETANNAVVGGSLVPMLTLGIPGNAVSAVMLGGLMIHGLKPGPGLFTDSSGITYGFILSMFLANLFFIPVGLFVARYGVRFIKTPANILGPMVIGLGVIGAYAINMSLVDVWIMMAMGMLGYAMKRFDVPREPLVLGLVLGSMAEGELARSMALVQGSIPNLIMSFFTRPLSLLIMGLTTLSVLQAFRSYRRRVRADTVLPRQ from the coding sequence ATGGATGCAATATTTAATGGCATTTCACTAGGGGCGGCTCAGGTGCTCGACCCGGTCGCGCTGATGCTGATCGTGTTTGGCACGGTGTTCGGAATCGTCATCGGATCACTCCCCGGCTTGACCAGCACCATGGGCGTGGCCCTGTTGGTGCCCGTCACCTTCACGATGTCACCAGTGCAAGGCTTGTCGCTGCTGGGCGCCGTGTACTGCTCATCGACCTATGCCGGTGCAATCAGTGCGATCTTGCTGAATATTCCTGGCACGCCGTCCAACTGCAGCACGGTGCTCGATGGCTACCCCATGACCCGCAAAGGTCAAGGAAGCAAAGCCATTGCGCTCGCCACAGCCGGCTCGGCCATTGGCGGTTTTGTCAGCAATGGCGCCTTGCTTTTCCTCGCCCCACCGCTGGCGGCCCTGGCGCTGCGCTTCGGTTCTCAGGAATATTTCCTGCTCGCCTTGTTTGGCGTCTCAGTGATTGCCTCGCTGTCCGAGCGCAACATCATGAAGGGGTTTATTTCGGGAACCCTGGGCCTGTTCCTGGCCATCATCGGCATGCACCCGCTCACGGGCGATATCCGGTTCGCGATGGGAATCCCCGAGCTGTTCAACGGCCTGCCCATGGTGGTCGCGCTGATCGGCCTGTATTCGTTGCCCGAGATCATCGAAAACCTCGCCAACCCGGCAAACACCGCCCAGGCCAGCGTGGCGGAAGTGCGCGGTGGATTCCGGCAGATACTCGACATCTTCAAGTACAAGATGCTGCTGGTTCGGTCAACGATCATCGGCATCATTGTGGGCATCGTCCCGGGAGCAGGCTCGAGCATTGCGGGCTTCCTGGCTTACGACGATGCCAAGCGGGTTTCCAAGTCACCCGAAACCTTTGGCACCGGCAATCCAGAGGGCGTGGTGTCCTCCGAGACAGCCAACAACGCGGTCGTGGGTGGTTCACTGGTTCCCATGCTGACGCTGGGCATTCCGGGCAACGCGGTATCCGCCGTCATGCTGGGAGGCCTCATGATCCACGGACTCAAGCCCGGGCCTGGCCTGTTCACCGACAGCAGCGGCATCACTTACGGCTTCATCCTGAGCATGTTTCTTGCGAACTTGTTTTTTATACCGGTGGGCCTGTTCGTGGCGCGCTACGGCGTGCGTTTCATCAAGACGCCCGCCAACATCCTGGGCCCGATGGTGATTGGACTGGGCGTGATTGGTGCTTATGCGATCAACATGTCGCTGGTTGACGTCTGGATCATGATGGCCATGGGCATGCTGGGCTACGCCATGAAGCGCTTCGATGTACCGCGCGAGCCCCTGGTCCTGGGTTTGGTGCTCGGCAGCATGGCTGAAGGCGAGCTGGCGCGCTCCATGGCCTTGGTGCAGGGCAGTATTCCCAATCTGATCATGAGTTTCTTCACTCGTCCGTTGTCGCTGCTCATCATGGGTCTGACGACCCTGTCGGTGCTACAGGCATTCCGCTCGTACCGTCGCCGCGTTCGCGCCGACACCGTACTTCCCAGACAATGA
- a CDS encoding AraC family transcriptional regulator: MLDRFQVSARLFHRGELCGVTTFDAQPGRGFFHVLRRGEMVVTHHHGAGVSRRINAKEPSLFFYPQPLAHQFHSAPRAGADFVCASVHFEGGENHPLVRALPALIVLPLSKLPTLATALNLLFDEAELVRCGHRLIVDRLFEVVLMQLLRWLLDHGDEGGVAVGLVCGLADPQLARALTAMHERPHVPWTIDLLAEAAAMSRSSFASRFKRTVGVGPADYLTDWRLTIAKKRLRQGQAVKLIAPELGYANASALSRVFAQRVGCSPREWLLRDLEES; this comes from the coding sequence ATGCTCGATCGCTTTCAGGTTTCTGCCCGGCTGTTTCACCGCGGCGAGTTGTGTGGCGTGACCACCTTTGATGCGCAACCGGGCAGAGGTTTTTTTCATGTGTTGCGGCGTGGGGAGATGGTTGTGACCCACCACCATGGTGCGGGGGTGTCTCGGCGTATCAACGCCAAGGAGCCGAGCCTCTTTTTCTATCCTCAGCCCCTGGCCCATCAATTTCATAGCGCGCCCAGAGCCGGGGCCGATTTCGTCTGTGCTTCGGTGCATTTCGAGGGCGGAGAAAACCATCCGCTCGTTCGCGCTTTGCCTGCCTTGATCGTTTTGCCGCTGTCGAAACTACCCACGCTCGCGACTGCTTTGAACCTGCTTTTTGACGAAGCGGAGCTGGTTCGCTGTGGCCACCGGCTCATCGTTGATCGGTTGTTTGAGGTGGTGCTGATGCAGCTCTTGCGTTGGCTGCTCGATCATGGCGACGAAGGCGGCGTTGCCGTGGGACTGGTCTGCGGATTGGCCGATCCGCAATTGGCCCGCGCATTGACGGCAATGCATGAACGCCCACATGTGCCCTGGACCATTGATTTGCTGGCTGAAGCGGCGGCAATGTCGCGCAGTTCGTTTGCGAGTCGATTCAAAAGAACTGTGGGCGTGGGGCCTGCGGACTATCTGACGGACTGGCGCCTGACCATCGCCAAGAAGCGGTTGCGTCAAGGCCAAGCGGTCAAGCTCATTGCCCCCGAACTGGGCTATGCAAATGCGTCGGCCTTGTCGCGGGTTTTTGCGCAAAGGGTCGGTTGCTCTCCGAGGGAGTGGCTGCTTCGTGACCTCGAGGAAAGCTGA